The sequence GGAATGGCATGTGCTTAGGCCCTGTGGTGGATTAGTAATTCACGCTCTCATGGAACCGGGGAGCAACCAGTAGAACTGAGCAGACAAGAAAATGATCAGAGATGGATTGGGAGAGATGGGTATTGTCAGTACGTGCATGGCCTCAGAGATTGTATTAAGGATTTGTACTGTCTCATAGGAGTGTTTAGGTCAggatttgcattttgaaaagctCAGTCTGGCTGCCATGTGCACAAAGACTTAGAACAGATGCTGGGAGATCAAACATAAGATTGGAATAAAAAGGGCTCTGATGTTGGCCAAGATGGGGGTCTGGCTGCAGTGACGAAGAGTATTAGAGACACGGAGCACAGGTTAACACTGCAGCTTAGAACCTCAGAGACATGGGTGCTCTACACGGAaagattttttgttattttagttgCTTGATTTTTTCAGATGTTtcctacatatttttttttagaattcatGTAGCTCAGTGACCTCTTCAACAGTAAAAACCATTTGATTGGAGAGACAAGCAAGGAAAAAGCAAGAAataacaggaactctcattcattgctgatgggaatgaaaAATGGGCTAGCCCCTTTAGAagacagtttgacagtttcttacaaaactaaacatacccTACAAAACAGTAATTATGCCCCTTGTATGTACTTGACTGAATAGAAAACAGGTCCATACAAAATCCTGTACGCAAATATTTATAGccactttattcataattgcccaaacttggaagcaaccaagatgtccttcagtagatgaatagataaacaagcTGGGATGCATccagacaatagaatattatttagtgctgaaaagaaatgagcgataagccatgaaaagacatggcaGTACCTTGAAAGCATAtggctaagtgaaagaagacaatctgaaaaggctgcatAATATATGATTCCAACTCATGAtgttctagaaaaggcaaactatggaaacagtacaaaaaaaaacacactggtTTCCAGGGCTTCAGGGGGGAGTGAAAGGGCAGAGCACAGGAGATGTGTAAGGCAGGGAAATTATTCTGTACAATACTCTAATGGTGGACACATGTCATCATACATTTGTCAGACCCATTGAATGTATAATGCAAAGGGTGAAGTTTCGCGTAAACTATGAACTTTAGTTAATAGTAACGTATCAATATTGGTTCCCCAATGATAACAAATGTATTACATTAATGGAATATTAGGGAAAACTGAGGGCAGGGTGAGGGAGTATATGGGCACTTTGTGCTTTCTGATACATTTTTTCTGTAAAActgaaactgctctaaaaattagcccattaatttaaaaaatacaaaaatcatgGCATGGCCATGAACTACTTGAAAACCCAAACTAAACAGACCATTTTGTCACACAGCaaacaatggaatatattttcgCTTTTTGCCCAGGGAGCTTCCTTATCTTAGCACAGAGAGATGGATGATGCCAGTACTTCCCAGACAAATGTGAGAGATTTAGAAAGTTGAAGCAGCTGCACCAAAAATTATGCATGTTGTGGtctctgaaaaatacaaaaactatCATGAAGTGATTCCTCTCACTTTTGGGTTGTCCCTCTGCTCAACACTTAAAGGTGTGTCCAAAGGATAGCCACAAcaagggccctggggcaggatggAGTAGTGTCAGAAAGCTCAGCATATTCCCCAAGAAACTACAAATTTTTGGAGGCAGATGTTACATCACATCATCAGGGCCTCTCTGTGGTGATACCAACTCAAATCATCACAGTTTTACAGGAGAAGTGGATTAATATTTTTCTGCTGTTCCACACCTCCTCCCACAAAGGCCCAAACCAGAGAAAGGTACAAATTTAATGTCAAGTAAGGTTACAGGCTAAATGTTCAGGTGTTAATTGTTAGTGATTCTCAGCCATGCCATGTGATCTTGACTAAATGTGGACCAAGAGAATATTCAGTTGATGTTTTCTTCTCATTGCTCTGCtaattaatttagaaatgtgAATTGACCCAATACTCAGTGACAGGCCTTGTGTTCAGCTTGTGATAATTAGGTATCACTAGTCATTCAGTCACACCTTACATCCCCAGTCTGTTTTCCTGGGAAGAAATTAGGAAGCAATGAGGTCTGTCTTCATAAAAGCGAACAGTCTTTCAAATTTGCATCCAGTATTGTGAAGAACAAAAGCTGTCTTTTTCTTTGTCAATTTCCTTTCACATATTTGATGATCTTGGTATAATAGGATGTTCTTGTCTATATTAACCTCAGaagaataagaatttttttttacgAAGAGAGACTTCATAGAAAGAAGCTTTGCACTCATTTCCAATACACGGTCAATGCCTGGATGCCAGTCACACACTGTCAATTGCTTAGTTGGCACAGTAAGTGTGGATGTGCATGTGTAACAAAGTGATTCTGGAGAAGTTTATTCTTATTGAGAATAATGCTActatttatcttaaaaatttaACTATGTATGATTAGTGCCACTTATGATGAAAGCTACTGCTACCAACAGtaattttaaactgtatttttgTAGTTGCTGTTAAGCATGAAACATGTTTGTTTGAATTAAGAAAAGATGCACCACTTTTGTTGAACAGTTCCTACTTCTATATTCTTAATAAAATcaagaagccctagccagtttggctcagtggagagagcgtcggcctgttgaacaaagggtcccaggttcaattctggtcaagggcacataccttggttgcaggctcctcctcagcccggGCTCTGGTCGGGgccgcatgcaggaggcaaccaatcgatgtgtttctctcacatcggtatttctttgtctttccctctcttccactttctctaaaaatcaatggaaaaatatccttaggtgaggattaaaaaaaataattttaaaaatcaagaaaatatgaaACAATACATTCTTAATGTTCAGATTCTCCAAATTGCTGAAGAGGTTGTAATGATTAGATGCTACCCCTTCCATGGACCTTTCTCCACCTCACACTCCCACCAAAAAAGATTCAGTTCCTAGAAAGAAGGAAAGTTAGTTGCTCTTTCTTGAGGGAATTACTCACTATAATAGTTAACAGTCATTACATGTGCTTCTGTGTCATAGGCACAATACTAAATGTTTTAACAtgtattctctcatttaatcttcccaacaacccCATCTTAGTTTTCTGTTATTACCAATTTGTAACTGTGGAGAATGTTTCTGAAAAATTAAGATCACACATATAGTAAAATAGCAatgccaggatttgaacccacataTCATCAACATGGCTATCCTACATTAACTGCTGTGCACTTGTTTCTACCTTATGGAATACACAGCTgatccctggctgggtagctcagttggttagagcatcgtccttatacaccaaggttgccagtttgatttccagCTAGGGCACATACCAAGATGAACCAATGAacgcacaaataagtggaacaacaaatcaaagtttctctctccctctctaaaatcaatcaataaaaataaatagaaaagcaaacaaaGCTGAGGTTTTGTGAACATTAGTGGACACTTGTCACGCTCAGTTGGGACTGTTTTTGAGCCATGTAGTACCTCCATGACCactaccacacacacaaacacacctgcTAGTGACTGTCCTACAGAAACTGTATGAGCGTGAGTCTATAGAAATGGTCTTCAGATAGGGCAATAacaatttcagagatgttaaccAGAAAGACATGCCCcaacattatttttaacttttctaaaatgtgttggcttcactttttataaactGGGTATGTCTCCCCattagagagaaaagaatgacCAGTGTGCTTTTATAGCAAGCAGCCTGGTTTTATCCACTAAAAGTAGGGAAGGTCTAAGCAAACAGTAGGCCATGTTAGCTTCAGTTGccaagagagaagaagggggaatAGCAAATGTTCCAAAACAAAATTCATCTTCTGTTCTTGCTCCCCGTCTGTTGCCCAGGTCATCAGTAAGTTACCTCAGCTAGTtgcctctgtgtctgtgtcccatTCCGTTCATCTGGGTGGACTACATGGAAGAAGCTGATACTCTACAAAGGGCTCGGTTGAGACTATACCCTAAGGCGGGTATTTACTTAGACCCACACTGAGTGTGTTTCAAGCTAAGACCTTATCAACTGCTCAAGGCCAGGGTCTGTGGGGTACAAGTTCACAGCCTTCTTCACCCAGTGGGTAGTGTGAGAGGCAGGGTCCTTAACGGTTCTTAACGTGTGtgacaggctggcaggcagatacTCCCTTCAGTTACCTTGTACCAAAGGCTGAGGGAGGCCTCTTGGTCGGGTATTTGCATTTAATGAAAGGATGCTCACCCTTCTCTTCATTTAATTGTCTCCTGGGGACAGTTAAGATCCTGATAGATCTTAACATCAGTCGATATAAAAGACGACCGCACAGGACCGAGGCCAGGCCGAGCCCACCAGGCACGCGGGGGCCCGCCCACCCTCGCTCGCTTGCTCGCGCTCCCTCTGGCGGTTCTCTCGTTAGTCCGCCGGCTCCTTAGCCGCCCTCCCTAGTCTCGGAGCTTGGGACACACGGAGAGGCCGGAATCGGAGCATCGGAGCATCTCCCGAGTGCCTTTCATCTGAGAAGTTCAAGGCACTTTGTAGAGCTTCTGCCATAGGCCGCGCATGGGCCTTGCAGCACATTTGTAAGCAATGGCTGCCATCCGGAAGAAACTGGTGCTTGTTGGTGACGGAGCCTGTGGCAAGACTTGCTTGCTCATCGTTTTTAGCAAGGACCAGTTCCCAGCGGCGTATGTCCCTATGGTGTTTGAGAACTATGTGGCAGACATTGAAGTGGATGGAAAGCAGGTCGAGTTGACCTTGTGGGACACAGCCGGGCAGGAGGACTATGATCGCTTGAGGCCCCTCTCCTACCCGGACACGGATGTGATCCTGATGTGTTTCTCCATCGACAGCCCTGATAGTTTAGAAAACATCCCAGAAAAATGGACTCCGGAAGTCAAGCATTTCTGTCCCAATGTGCCCATCATCCTGGTTGGGAACAAGAAGGATCTTCGAAATGATGAGCACACAAGGCGGGAGCTAACCAAGATGAAGCAAGAGCCAGTCAAACCGGAAGCAGGCAGAGATATGGCAAACAGGATTGGCGTTTGGGGGTACGTGGAGTGTTCAGCAAAGACCAAAGATGGAGTGAGGGAGGTTTTCGAAATGGCCACGAGAGCTGCTCTGCAAGCCAGACGTGGGAAGAAGAAATCTGGGTGCCTTGTTTTGTGAGCCTGCTGCAAGCACAGCCCTCCCGCGTTCATTTTGAAGTGCTGTTCATTAATCTTAGTGTATGATTCCTGGTCTTTTTCATTTATCTATAATTTACCTAAGATTACAAGTCAGAAGTCATCTTGCTACCAGTATTTAGAAGCCAACCATGATTATTAATGATCTGGCCCGCCGGGTCCTCTGCCACAGCTCTAACAGCCGCCTCTGCACTCCCACCCGATACACCAGGCGCTAATTCAAGGAATGCCTTCACTTCTTGCTTCTTTCTAGAAAGAGAAATGGTAACTTTTGTGAGTTAGGCTGTAACTACTTCATAACTAACGTGCTTGCCTGACATCTGTCAGCTGCAAGGGACTCTGGGGAGCTACCTCTTCAGGGCTTGACTCCTGAACAGGTTTCCTTGTCGTGCCTCTGGAGTGGGCATCCCATTTTCAAAATGTGCTCAGCCAGCGAGGCCCAGGCTCATGCAGCTGTGGCAGTTCCAGTTCTGTGGTTTCATGTTAGTTACCTTATAGTTAGTGTAATTAGCACCACCTAATGTAtgttaccaaaaaataaatatatctaccCAAACTAGATGTAGTACATTTTGTATAATTGGATTTCCTAATACTGATATTTGTCATCCCCACAGAAAGtgtattggtttttttaaaaaaataaagtcagaaggaagattcatttttaaaattaaataaataaataaataacaaagatgACCACACAAAGCTCTTCACAGAGCATTACCTTGAATTCAGTGCCTCTTATTGGTTGTCAAAACAATCCTCAAGGAAAGGGCTTAGATTTTATATAGTAAATCCACTCCACCGTTCCCACCATCTGTCTCTATAATTGTGTACatggtattcattcattcaacaaatatcaaaTTAGATACCTTCAGTATGCCAGGGACTGTTTAGGCTCTAAGGATAGAGCCGTGAACAAAACAGATACATATCTCTCTTCATGAATCTCATTCTAGTGAAGAGAGACAAGcaataaagagataaataagTAAAGTGTATGCCATGTTAGATGGTAATAAGtgctaaagagaaaatataataagGAAGGCAAAAAGAGAGTGATGAACAAAGATGGGATGAAGCCATTTCAGACGAATGGGCCAGGCATGCTTCACTTGAAGGGGCATTAGAATAACAACAGGAAGCAGATGAGGAATTTTGCTGCCTAAATAAAGGATGTCTCCTCACCTAGGTCTTTTACAGTCTGTGAGTTGTTTGAGAAAGGAGTCATATGTGTCAGTCATTATCGAATGTATATTGAATTAAGCCTTTATAATATAAAGTTGAGTTAGTAAGCCTTATGCTCTCCTTCACATCATAGTAGGGAAAACggtcataaataaataattgcaaaGCAGTGAAATGCATAGATATAGAgacataaaaagcaaaatggaaattggaaagagagagaagcaactAAGCCTAAAGGGAATACGAGAAGGCTTTAGAAAGGAGGTGATATTTAGACAGAGGATTAAAAGATGATAACGGCTAATAATGACAGCTAACCTTGTCCTCTCTTTCagggaaatttttaataaaatgttttcttatctttatatTTCAAGTTACATTATAGCATATGAGTGAACTTCCTCTGTAACCCTTTCACACAGAAATGCATAGAGTACATGTGAAAGCCACACATGACTCATCCACTTCCTTGGTTCTGAAGCCTGGATCTAACCACTTGGTTACACTGAAAGTGGAGAGAGGAGTAGGTAAAAGAagaccatttatttattcaataaatatatgttgaagaGTTACTGTGTAGTAAGCACTGTGCTCAGGATATTGAATACCATTATTAAAGCAACATGACCTTTATCCCAAAAAAGGTTACAGTCCAGTGATTCCAGGCAAATGGCTTATGAAGGAGTAATGGCACCTTCAAGTGGTTGGTGAAACCAGAGAGTAGAATACATCCCACAGAAAGTTTTAGACAATAAGTCTTGGAAGATACCCAGGGGTTGGGTTATAAATCTAGAAAAATAGCCAATGGCTAGATTATGAAGGACCATGTATGGCAACTAAagcatttggatttttaaatttttttctatgaggagtctttagaaattataaaagaatGATCATTATTGTGTGACCACAGCTCTTTTGTCTAACAGCCTTCTAATATTTTGATGAATTTTCTTATAATCTTTCTAACATATTAATagtctattttaattaataacagAATTATCTTTCTAAccataaatatctattttataaaacatgGAAAACTCAGGAAAGTATTAGGAAgacgagaaaaaaaaaaaacatctgttATTCAACCACCCAGAGAAAAACTTTAAcagttttatgtattttcttcaagcattttttctaaatgtgtatatacatttttaattgtgtATCATAAATACTATACCCTGGACATTTTTCCCATACCtttaaatattcttcaaaaacataatttaatgGCTAGAGAATGATATTCTGGTGTGGGGAAAGAgtgaatttatttacttaaagactagaggcctggtgcacaaaattcatgcacggagggggtgttccctcagcccagcctacacccacTCCAATCAGGAACCCCGCGGGGGATttccgactgccgatttaggcccagttaatcctaaaccagtggtcgaacacccctctcacaatctgggaccgctggctcctaaccactcacctgcctgcctgcctgattgcccctaactcctctgcctgcctggctgctcacccctaactgcctctgcctgattgcccctaactgccctcccctgccagcctgatctcgcctctaactgctctcccccgcaggcctgatcttgcccccaactgccctcctctgccagccaatttggttctgattggtcagtttctatgccagtcagtgtcaaaagctccgcctcataggcagccattggctcctcacagttgatcgagatttggttctgattggtcagtttgtATGCCAggcagtgtcaaaagctccgcctactaggcagccattggctccttacattcacccaggtttcgttctgattggtcagtttctatgccagtcagcatctctgggcctatcaatggggcctggtcagaaaggtggggctaattgtggaggcctggagagaaatggaggtactgctgttggccaggctgggagagaaagagaggcaagttctgatcaatagCTGCCACAGAAGCttcggatcagaccctgcctctctctctgcaggcatctctccaggcctgatccgcagcccccaggcagtcagtgctgggttggggGCGCACAGGGGCTCCAGTCAGTGCTGggtgccatggcaacccagcactgacttcctgtTTGGTTGAGCCTTCCTGTTGTTACgacctggctctttattatactagaggcttggtgcacaaaaatgtgtgcactcgggggaggagggtccctcagcccagcctgtgccctctcgcagtttgggaacccttgggggatgaccacctgctggcttaaacctactccctgggggattggtcctaagctgtcagtcagacatccctctggcagccaggaacccttgggggatgtccacttgccagcggggagcaggcctaagctgcagttggacatccttagcactgctgaggaggcgggagaggctcccaccaccactgctgtatgGGCAgcgtcaacctggcttgtggctgagcagagctccccctgtgggagcacactgaccaccagggggcagctcctgcattgagcgtctgccccctggtgatcagttgtgtaatagtgaccagtcattcccagtcattctgcttttagggtcagtttgcatattacccttttattatataggatagataattAGTGTATGTTTGAAAACATAGGCTGAGGAGTCACACAGAAGTAGGCTTGAGTCCTTGGCCTGAACTTGCCAGCAGCATGTCGCCAGGAACTCAATGCTATaaacctcaatttcttcattagTAAAATGGGGATCAAAAAAGGACCTATGTGATAGGTTTTTATGAAGATTGAATAAAGTGTGGTAAGCATTTCAAAGTAActagaaatattaaacaataaataaatggtatTACTATAATTATTAGCAAATGTAATTATTATGTATAATAAACTGTTAACTATTTCCCTCACGTTTCAGTACTTATAAAGCATTCTTAACACCCACAAAGACTAACAGATGGTTTTTGTTAGCATGTAATTCTCAGCCActaatattgttttttttgtgaTTAGAAGGACTGAATGCTATTTAAGTGGCTTTCTTTACAGAAGgcctttttctgtttttgcttgtttgtttgtttttgtttgtttttactactTACTAAAAATGTATGGTTCACATGACAAAAAGACGTTTTTCAAACCAGGAGCATACAAACCAAAACATGGAAtggcttttgatttgcatttccctaacagctagtgaaattgagcatcttttcatataactGGTGGCCACctatatgtcttcttgggaaaaaATGTCTGTTTGGGTACTTTCTCATTTTTGAATTGGActgattgttttgttgttgttgagttgtatttgttctttatatattttggatattagccccttatcagagaTATTGTTTGCAAAAATCTTCTCCCAGTTGGTTGGCggccttgttgttttgttgatggtttctttcgtTGCCCAGAAGCTTTTTAGTTCGATGTAATCCCATTCcttcatttttgctttttcttcccttgcctttggggtcaagttcacaaaAACCTCTCTGAAACCAAAGTCCATAAGTTTAGTAGGTATGTTTCCTtctatgtacagtggggccttgacttacgattgtcccgactaatgagtttttcgagatataagccgtctctcggccgattttttgctttgagttgcgagctaaaatttgggttacaagctagcttcagataccccactgctagttggcgcagcaaaagtcacagtgaacgccacaacatcagcccagcatcacgtgtctcactcgttcactttatgatttgacatatgagtaatttaagttacgagctccgtcacggaacgaattaaactcataagtcaaggccccactgtatttcattGTTTCAGACCTTATATTCAACTGAGATCCTTTCCTAAGAAAGGAAGCAGCTGCATGGCGTAGCTTTTGCTGGTAAGGCGCAGGCATACATGATGATTTACTACTTTTCTAAATatgaaatatctgaaataaaagcTGGCTTAATTTTCATAATTAGTCTAAGTCATGCCAAAGTAGCCAAACCTAAATAAACTGTTTAGGGAATTTATCTCTGGCGGTTGGTTGGCCCAAGCTGCTCATGACTTTCCAGACCAAACTTTTCTTACCAGCAACTCGCATCCTTTTTGCCCTAGCGTTCCCTCTCAGAACAGTGTTCTGTTGGCAGAAATACACACCTCCTTTGTTCCTCACTATTTTTGTAAGAAACTTTAGAAAAATAGCAAATCATAGAATTCCAGAGCTGGGAGGGATTTTAGTGTGCATCTAATTCAGTGTTTCTTACATCTAGTTGTAATCAGAATCCTCTGGGGCTGttgaaaaaaataagcatttcagACCTAACCTCTGACAgtccaattttatatttttaacaagccATATgggttatttttatatataaccaGGCTTAGAAATCACTAATTTAATTCCTCTTCCCACCTAAAAGAAAGCTGTGAGCGAATTCAGGCAGGAATTGtgtcctttctccatttttttccgATCCTAAGAATTGAGTTGGCACTTAGTAAGTAAATACCTGTTGAAATGAAAGTGAAACCATAGCATATCCTCAGCATTGCTTATTTGTGTATTCATATTTCCTCAACCTTGTTTCAAAAAGGATTTAAGGCAGCTTACAAATATTCATGTAAAGTCTCTCTCAGCTCTGAATCAGGAGAGGATTCAACTGTAGACTGATCTAGGGGATCAGCAGCTCTGTCTGCTTCCTAGATGAATTCTAATTCTGAATAGTAACATCCACCTTACTGAGGAATGTATaggtttttattctttcataaaaaaaaattaccatggAGAGGTATTATGATACTGCCTTGCAGTCAGATAAACCTGCATTCAGATCTTTCTAAGGCACTACAGGTAGTACCCCATGGTGGCTCTGCAGTCCTGCAAGAGATACTTAACTGTTCTTTACACTAATTCGTCAAGTGACAAGAGCCAActcaaatcatttttatttcagaagtagTAATTGAACATCTAGTATGTGGGTATGTGTCAGGTACTGTTTTAAGCACTTGGGAGACAAAACAGACAACAATGACCATCCCCATGATGCCTTTAATCTATGAGACATTGTTCTGCCTATTTTAGAAGATTGTTATAAAGGTGAAATGTGTTGAAGGCCCAGTATATTTGCAAGCATTGCATAAATGTTAATTCTTTTGCCCACCTTTGATTCTCTCCAAGTGCTCTATGCATACAAAAATACCTTTGGGCAAATAGTTCTCCCAAATATTCCTTTTCAAAAAAGAAACTtgtaattttgaagaaaattagGCAAAGGAGTCCCTGAGGCCTGTATGTAGGCTCTTTCTTCCATGCAGAATTTGTGGCATTTACAGCCTCATTTGTAATTTTTCACCTTGACTGGAcccaggaagaagaaaatagttACATCTTTAGAGCTTTAGATACAACTATACAATAGATGCACTCAATATGCATCAATAGGAAGCATGCGTCCACACTCATTCTTATGTGCAGGAAGCTCCATTTCACAGGGTTTAGACCTTAATGAAATGATTGTAGATGAAATTGCAAATAGCAGAGACAAATTCATTACTAACTAGATAATAATCACGTTGCAACTATGTCTCAAAGAATGGACCATAGCCAGACAATGCAATGCTGTATAGCCATACATATGAGCTACAGGGCATGCTCCAAATTTTTATCACTGTTTCCCAGAATGTCTCCATCAAACATAATTTCCCTCTGCTGTTATCAAGAATAAATACTACTCCCAAAGGCAGAGGTGTTGATGCTGTATTTTGAAGCTTACCTGAGAGCTAACACCCCCACTCTGGCCCCTCCTTGCATGCCTAACCTTAGGCATACCTTTCCAGTGCTTTGAGAAACCTCCTCTTTTAACCACCATTGTTCTCTTCATCCCTAAGAAACCAGCTCAAGGCCAGCATCCTTTAGAAAACCTTCCACAGTCCCCATGTGGCCCATGGTGGTTTTCCACCTTCCAAATAGCCACAAAGCTTATTCTCTAGGCAACTCCTTCTCTAGTTAGCAGAAACtacaaaacaaaaccc is a genomic window of Myotis daubentonii chromosome 9, mMyoDau2.1, whole genome shotgun sequence containing:
- the LOC132240692 gene encoding transforming protein RhoA-like, which codes for MAAIRKKLVLVGDGACGKTCLLIVFSKDQFPAAYVPMVFENYVADIEVDGKQVELTLWDTAGQEDYDRLRPLSYPDTDVILMCFSIDSPDSLENIPEKWTPEVKHFCPNVPIILVGNKKDLRNDEHTRRELTKMKQEPVKPEAGRDMANRIGVWGYVECSAKTKDGVREVFEMATRAALQARRGKKKSGCLVL